From the Montipora capricornis isolate CH-2021 chromosome 2, ASM3666992v2, whole genome shotgun sequence genome, one window contains:
- the LOC138037484 gene encoding nucleotide-binding oligomerization domain-containing protein 2-like, whose amino-acid sequence MKMPFVNLRNKKGTHGMRNISKKLLKPWKDGDDRIKDKLNEWESIIMETSGDADPVHPEASCTDVLSAAARTITRSQHDQDLPYSANIIERIRQLYNTREKSVLPVPWCEHFSFHLDDIFTKLKIVGKEKTRGTLTDEITNMTAIFKGHKDCAEPRTVLIEGDPGMGKTTYCKKLAYDWAMKRKEWDESFPEIDVLLLLRCRDMETDIWEAIDDQILPFDIDEDAKEWFFDFIRQNQSKVMLVLDGLDEVDSSKFDLYNDLLESRVLPNCRIVITSRHEAGRRVRWYFDTLWEIIGFTFDDARIYIRKYFKGMKHLAKELVKQLLSDRSELRQLTRNPLNTALLCIIWEDFKGVLPPEKTQLYIEIVRCVLLRYETKIGSSNGSNVDLLKVYKDDLVQLGCMALQSLCEAELYFDENQLKGSSSNLIKFGFLSIQTGGSKRKRSLRFGFLHKSFQEFFAGFYLAYEILDGNRDCNSVVTDVTNRNELKQVFLFMSDVLSATSEEMTVSFVKSMAQVASSSDDLDLALNCILECKCHGENLQSKLLQTLGQNCLVKDLTIEVTHVNLFCESLKVNTCLTTLHLHFNQAGAESLCEALKVNTCLNTLDLSGNEFCDAGVEPLSEALKVNTCLTTLNLRGNTKSTHAGLSWN is encoded by the exons ATCCTGTGCATCCAGAAGCAAGCTGTACTGATGTTCTCTCAGCAGCTGCAAGAACTATAACACGCAGTCAGCATGATCAAG ATTTACCATATTCTGCCAATATTATAGAAAGGATCCGTCAGCTCTATAATACTCGCGAAAAATCTGTTCTGCCTGTTCCATGGTGTGAACACTTCAGCTTTCATCTAGATGATATTTTCACCAAGTTAAAGATTGTGGGCAAAGAAAAGACCAGGGGAACATTGACTGATGAAATCACCAACATGACAGCTATCTTTAAAGGACACAAAGATTGTGCAGAGCCACGGACTGTTTTAATTGAAGGAGACCCAGGCATGGGAAAGACGACCTATTGTAAAAAACTCGCATATGATTGGGCAATGAAACGAAAAGAATGGGACGAGTCTTTCCCTGAAATTGACGTTCTGTTGCTTTTGAGGTGTCGTGATATGGAAACAGATATTTGGGAGGCAATTGATGaccaaattcttccttttgatATTGACGAAGACGCAAAGGAATGGTTCTTCGATTTCATTCGACAAAATCAGTCCAAAGTTATGTTAGTGCTTGATGGACTTGATGAAGTGGATTCCAGTAAATTTGACTTGTACAATGACCTTCTGGAAAGTAGAGTCCTACCCAATTGCCGCATTGTTATCACGTCACGCCACGAAGCTGGAAGGAGAGTGAGGTGGTACTTTGACACCCTGTGGGAGATTATTGGATTTACTTTTGACGATGCGCGGATATACATCCGTAAGTACTTTAAAGGCATGAAACACTTGGCAAAAGAGCTAGTTAAACAGCTTTTGAGTGACAGATCAGAGTTAAGACAGTTGACACGGAATCCTCTGAACACAGCTTTACTTTGCATCATTTGGGAAGACTTTAAGGGTGTACTTCCACCGGAAAAGACACAGCTGTACATAGAAATAGTTCGATGTGTTTTGTTAAGATATGAAACGAAAATTGGATCATCGAATGGCAGTAATGTGGACCTACTGAAAGTTTACAAGGATGACCTGGTGCAGTTGGGATGCATGGCGTTGCAGTCTTTATGCGAAGCAGAGTTATATTTCGACGAGAATCAATTGAAAGGCAGTTCCAGTAATTTGATCAAGTTTGGGTTTCTGTCGATCCAGACCGGTGGCAGCAAGAGGAAACGTTCCTTGCGCTTTGGCTTTCTGCACAAGAGCTTTCAAGAGTTCTTTGCTGGCTTTTATCTTGCTTATGAGATCCTTGATGGAAACAGAGATTGTAACTCAGTAGTGACCGATGTAACGAACAGGAATGAACTGAAACAAGTGTTTTTATTCATGAGTGATGTTTTGTCAGCAACATCTGAAGAGATGACAGTGTCGTTTGTAAAAAGCATGGCACAGGTTGCAAGTTCGTCCGATGATTTAGATTTAGCACTGAATTGTATATTGGAATGCAAATGTCATGGAGAGAACCTTCAGTCTAAGTTACTTCAGACCTTGGGACAGAACTGTCTTGTTAAAGATCTAACTATTGAAGTGACTCATGTGAATCTTTTCTGTGAATCTCTCAaggtcaacacatgcttgactactttgcatttgcatttcaaccaagctggcgctgaatccctttgtgaggctctcaaagtcaacacatgcttgaatACTTTGGATTTGAGCGGCAACGAATTTTGTGACGCTGGCGTTGAacccctttctgaggctctcaaagtcaacacatgcttgactactctGAATTTGAGAGGCAAcacaaagtcaacacatgctggACTGAGTTGGAATTGA